A single window of Synechococcus sp. CBW1004 DNA harbors:
- the rfbC gene encoding dTDP-4-dehydrorhamnose 3,5-epimerase, translating to MQVESFALHGPLLLTPRLFADERGFFQESWNQRSFAAALGVELEQVPVFHQDNHSRSSRGVLRGLHYQLPPEPQAKLVRCVSGAIFDVAVDLRRSSPSYGQWVGAVLSDENHAQLWIPVGFAHGFLTLSESADVLYKASGFWSRDCERSLRWDDPALAIAWPLDQLGGLDPLLAPKDAAAPDLTEAEVAGDVFP from the coding sequence ATGCAGGTCGAGTCCTTTGCCCTCCACGGCCCGCTGCTGCTCACGCCGCGTCTGTTCGCCGACGAGCGTGGCTTCTTCCAGGAGAGCTGGAACCAGCGCAGCTTCGCCGCGGCCCTCGGGGTGGAGCTGGAGCAGGTGCCGGTGTTCCACCAGGACAATCACTCCCGCTCCAGCCGCGGTGTGCTGCGCGGCCTGCACTACCAGCTGCCACCCGAACCCCAGGCCAAGCTGGTGCGCTGCGTCAGCGGCGCGATCTTCGATGTGGCGGTGGATCTGCGCCGTTCCTCGCCCAGCTACGGACAGTGGGTGGGGGCGGTGCTGAGCGACGAGAACCACGCCCAGCTGTGGATCCCGGTGGGCTTCGCCCACGGCTTCCTCACCCTCTCGGAGAGCGCCGACGTGCTGTACAAGGCCAGCGGCTTCTGGAGCCGCGACTGCGAGCGCTCGCTGCGCTGGGATGATCCGGCCCTGGCGATCGCCTGGCCCCTCGATCAGCTCGGCGGCCTTGATCCGCTGCTGGCGCCCAAGGACGCCGCCGCACCGGATCTGACGGAGGCCGAGGTGGCCGGAGACGTCTTCCCATGA
- the rfbA gene encoding glucose-1-phosphate thymidylyltransferase RfbA gives MNEPGSPPQRKGLILAGGSGTRLAPLTGAVSKQLMPIYDKPMIYYPLSTLMLAGIREVLIITTPTDQPAFERLLGDGSAWGMTIRYAVQPSPDGLAQAFLIGADFLAGDAAALVLGDNLFHGHDLVPQLQNSHASREGATVFAYPVRDPERYGVVDFAPDGTVLSLEEKPARPRSRYAVTGLYFYDDTVVERARQVRPSERGELEITDLNRLYLDEGLLRVELMGRGMAWLDTGTPDSLHEAASYIRTLEHRQGLKVGCPEEVAWRLGWIDDQTLERLAQPLRKSGYGAYLMQLLADGPAHGAGVGVPMAVAGLQAGGRG, from the coding sequence GTGAATGAGCCCGGTTCTCCACCGCAGCGCAAGGGCCTGATCCTGGCCGGCGGCAGCGGCACGCGCCTGGCGCCCCTGACCGGCGCCGTCAGCAAGCAGCTGATGCCGATCTATGACAAACCGATGATCTACTACCCGCTCAGCACGCTGATGCTGGCGGGAATCCGTGAGGTGCTGATCATCACCACCCCCACCGATCAGCCGGCCTTCGAGCGGCTGCTGGGGGATGGGTCGGCCTGGGGGATGACGATCCGCTACGCGGTGCAGCCCAGCCCCGATGGCCTGGCCCAGGCTTTTCTGATCGGCGCTGATTTCCTGGCCGGCGACGCGGCTGCGCTGGTGCTCGGCGACAACCTGTTCCATGGCCACGACCTGGTGCCGCAGCTGCAGAACAGTCACGCCAGCCGCGAGGGCGCCACGGTGTTCGCCTATCCCGTGCGCGACCCGGAGCGCTACGGCGTGGTGGATTTCGCGCCCGACGGCACGGTGCTGAGCCTGGAGGAAAAACCGGCCCGGCCGCGCTCGCGCTACGCGGTGACCGGCCTCTATTTCTATGACGACACCGTGGTGGAGCGGGCCCGCCAGGTGCGCCCCTCCGAGCGCGGTGAACTGGAGATCACCGATCTCAACCGCCTTTATCTCGACGAGGGGCTGCTGCGGGTGGAGCTGATGGGCCGCGGCATGGCCTGGCTCGACACCGGCACCCCCGATTCGCTGCATGAAGCCGCCAGCTACATCCGCACCCTGGAACACCGCCAGGGTCTCAAGGTGGGCTGCCCGGAGGAGGTGGCCTGGCGGCTCGGCTGGATCGATGACCAGACGCTGGAGCGGCTCGCCCAACCCCTGCGCAAGAGCGGCTATGGGGCCTATCTGATGCAGCTGCTGGCCGATGGCCCGGCGCACGGCGCCGGCGTGGGGGTGCCCATGGCCGTGGCCGGCCTCCAGGCTGGTGGGAGGGGCTGA
- the polA gene encoding DNA polymerase I, giving the protein MAPGTKPLLLLIDGHSLAFRSYYAFSKGEGGGLSTKEGIPTSVTYGFLKALLDNCKGLRPDGLVVAFDTAEPTFRHEADEAYKAHRDEAPAEFFQDLTNLQRILQEGLDLPLAMAPGYEADDVLGTLANRAASQGWRVRILSGDRDLFQLVDDERDIAVLYMGGGPYAKNSGPSEMRREGVIARLGVPPEDVVDLKALTGDSSDNIPGVKGVGPKTAINLLTAYDHVDGIYAALEALEQAGPKARDPKGVLKGALLQKLRDDRENAYRSRMLAEILVDIPLPQEPRLKLGTVNSDALAGSLEELELHSLARQVGRFAELFSAEPPPSVDGGHGDAPVPAPARQDRGRRASQSGDGTAVAPPAMHAEEQPGAVAAVAGRPDGSAPAAGAAPELTPELITTPAALEALMARLLACTDPAAPVALDTETTSLNPFRAELVGLGLAWGEGPADLAYIPIGHKVAAAADAGVEADLLSGLSATTAAAPQADAPSPAADSPSQLPLEVVLTALAPWLASAAHPKTLQNAKYDRLILLRHGLPLAGVVMDTLLADYLRDANAKHGLEVLAQRNLGFTPASYGELVPKGADFSVVPIAAAAQYCGMDVHVTRRLTPLLRGQLEALGPALPALLDDVELPLEPVLAQMEATGIRIDTAYLSELSVEMAASLERLETEARATAGVDFNLASPKQLGELLFDTLGLDRRKSRRTKTGWSTDAAVLEKLEDDHPVVPLVLEHRTLSKLRSTYVDALPALMEPETGRVHTDFNQAVTATGRLSSSNPNLQNIPIRTEFSRRIRKAFLPEQGWTLISADYSQIELRILAHLSGEEVLIEAYRNGDDVHALTARLLLDRDPGEPVSVDERRLGKTINFGVIYGMGAQRFAREAGVGQAQAREFLSKYKQRYPKVFAFLELQERLALSRGYVETILGRRRPFPFDPGGLGRLLGKDPLEIDLEVARRGGMEAQQLRAAANAPIQGSSADIIKKAMVELHHQLQGRGLQARLLLQVHDELVLEAAPADLEATVALTRAVMEQAVTLSVPLRVETGTGPNWMEAK; this is encoded by the coding sequence GTGGCCCCCGGCACCAAGCCCCTGCTGCTGCTGATCGATGGCCACTCGCTGGCGTTTCGCAGTTACTACGCCTTCAGCAAGGGAGAAGGCGGCGGCCTGAGCACCAAGGAGGGCATCCCCACCAGCGTCACCTACGGCTTCCTCAAGGCCCTCCTGGACAACTGCAAGGGCCTGCGGCCCGATGGGCTGGTGGTGGCCTTCGACACGGCTGAGCCCACCTTCCGGCATGAGGCCGACGAGGCCTACAAGGCCCACCGCGATGAGGCCCCGGCGGAGTTCTTCCAGGATCTGACCAACCTGCAGCGGATCCTGCAGGAGGGGCTCGATCTGCCGCTGGCGATGGCGCCCGGCTACGAGGCCGACGACGTGCTCGGCACCCTGGCCAACCGCGCCGCTTCCCAGGGCTGGCGGGTGCGCATCCTCTCGGGCGATCGCGATCTGTTCCAGCTGGTGGATGACGAGCGGGACATCGCCGTGCTGTACATGGGCGGCGGCCCCTACGCCAAGAACAGCGGCCCCAGCGAGATGCGCCGCGAGGGGGTGATCGCCAGGCTCGGCGTGCCCCCTGAAGACGTGGTCGATCTCAAGGCTCTCACCGGCGACAGCTCCGACAACATCCCTGGCGTCAAGGGCGTCGGCCCCAAGACCGCCATCAATCTGCTCACCGCCTACGACCACGTCGACGGCATCTACGCCGCCCTCGAGGCGCTCGAGCAGGCGGGCCCCAAGGCCAGGGATCCCAAGGGGGTGCTCAAGGGCGCCCTGCTGCAGAAGCTGCGCGACGACAGGGAGAACGCCTACCGCTCGCGCATGCTCGCCGAGATCCTGGTGGACATCCCGCTGCCGCAGGAGCCGCGGCTGAAGCTGGGAACGGTCAACTCAGACGCCCTGGCGGGCAGCCTCGAGGAGCTGGAGCTGCATTCGCTGGCGCGGCAGGTGGGGCGCTTCGCGGAGCTGTTCTCGGCCGAGCCGCCGCCCAGCGTCGATGGCGGCCACGGCGATGCACCCGTCCCTGCCCCAGCCCGTCAGGACCGTGGCCGCCGCGCGTCGCAGTCCGGGGATGGCACCGCCGTGGCCCCGCCGGCGATGCACGCGGAGGAGCAGCCCGGAGCCGTGGCTGCCGTTGCCGGTCGTCCTGATGGCTCCGCGCCTGCAGCCGGCGCCGCTCCTGAGCTCACTCCCGAGCTGATCACCACCCCGGCCGCGCTGGAGGCCCTCATGGCGCGGCTGCTGGCCTGCACCGATCCGGCGGCGCCGGTGGCGCTCGACACCGAGACCACCTCGCTCAATCCCTTCCGCGCCGAGCTGGTGGGGCTTGGCCTGGCCTGGGGCGAGGGCCCCGCGGATCTGGCCTACATCCCGATTGGCCACAAGGTGGCGGCAGCGGCTGACGCAGGCGTGGAGGCGGATCTGCTCAGCGGCCTGTCCGCCACAACCGCCGCTGCGCCCCAGGCCGATGCCCCGTCGCCGGCCGCTGACAGCCCCAGCCAGCTGCCACTGGAGGTGGTGCTCACGGCCCTGGCGCCCTGGCTGGCCAGCGCCGCCCACCCCAAGACCCTGCAGAACGCCAAGTACGACCGGCTGATCCTGCTGCGCCATGGCCTGCCCCTGGCCGGGGTGGTGATGGACACCCTGCTGGCGGACTACCTGCGCGACGCCAATGCCAAGCACGGCCTGGAGGTGCTGGCCCAGCGCAACCTCGGCTTCACCCCCGCCAGCTACGGCGAGCTGGTACCCAAGGGCGCTGATTTCTCGGTGGTGCCGATCGCGGCGGCAGCGCAGTACTGCGGCATGGATGTGCATGTCACCCGCCGGCTGACACCCCTGCTGCGCGGCCAGCTGGAGGCGCTCGGCCCGGCCCTGCCGGCGCTGCTCGATGACGTGGAGCTGCCGCTCGAGCCGGTGCTGGCCCAGATGGAGGCCACCGGCATCCGCATCGACACCGCCTATCTGTCCGAACTCAGCGTCGAGATGGCGGCCAGCCTGGAGCGGCTCGAGACGGAGGCCCGGGCCACGGCCGGCGTCGACTTCAACCTCGCCTCGCCCAAACAGCTGGGTGAGCTGCTGTTCGACACCCTCGGCCTGGACCGCAGGAAGTCGCGGCGCACCAAGACCGGCTGGAGCACCGACGCCGCCGTGCTGGAGAAGCTGGAAGACGACCACCCGGTGGTGCCGCTGGTGCTGGAGCACCGCACCCTCAGCAAGCTCAGGAGCACCTATGTCGATGCCCTGCCGGCCCTGATGGAGCCGGAGACCGGCCGGGTGCACACCGATTTCAACCAGGCGGTCACCGCCACCGGCCGCCTCTCGAGCAGCAATCCCAACCTCCAGAACATCCCCATCCGCACCGAGTTCTCGCGGCGGATCCGCAAGGCCTTCCTGCCGGAGCAGGGCTGGACGCTGATCAGCGCCGACTACTCCCAGATCGAGCTGCGCATCCTGGCCCACCTCTCCGGCGAGGAGGTGCTGATCGAGGCCTATCGCAACGGCGACGACGTGCATGCGCTCACCGCCCGCCTGCTGCTGGACCGGGACCCGGGTGAACCCGTCAGTGTCGATGAGCGCCGCCTCGGCAAGACGATCAACTTCGGGGTGATCTACGGCATGGGGGCCCAGCGCTTCGCCCGTGAGGCCGGTGTCGGCCAGGCCCAGGCCAGGGAGTTCCTCAGCAAGTACAAGCAGCGCTATCCGAAGGTGTTCGCCTTTCTGGAGCTGCAGGAGCGCCTCGCCCTCAGCCGCGGCTATGTGGAGACGATTCTGGGCCGGCGTCGGCCGTTCCCCTTCGATCCCGGCGGCCTGGGTCGCCTGCTGGGCAAGGATCCGCTTGAGATCGACCTGGAGGTGGCCCGCCGCGGCGGCATGGAGGCCCAGCAGCTGCGCGCCGCCGCCAATGCCCCGATCCAGGGCTCCAGTGCCGACATCATCAAGAAGGCGATGGTGGAGCTGCACCACCAGCTGCAGGGTCGCGGTCTGCAGGCCCGGCTGCTGCTGCAGGTGCACGACGAACTGGTGCTCGAGGCCGCCCCTGCTGATCTGGAGGCCACCGTCGCCCTCACCCGCGCGGTGATGGAGCAGGCCGTGACCCTCTCGGTTCCCCTGCGGGTGGAGACCGGCACCGGGCCGAACTGGATGGAGGCCAAGTGA
- a CDS encoding HEPN domain-containing protein, whose product MTPRAQAWMRQARNDLEAAHFTAAQGFHAQACYLAGQAAEKALKALLLATGITPPYSHSLERLVELLHSQGLETSAFMDLHLKPLTRMNSDSRYPQGDEAPVDLFDARDSQQALDTAEAVVRLAAAELTV is encoded by the coding sequence ATGACCCCGCGCGCGCAGGCCTGGATGCGGCAGGCCCGCAACGATCTTGAAGCGGCTCACTTCACCGCCGCTCAGGGATTCCATGCCCAGGCCTGCTACCTGGCTGGGCAGGCGGCGGAGAAAGCCCTCAAAGCCTTGCTGCTTGCGACAGGCATCACGCCTCCCTACAGCCATTCCCTGGAGCGCCTCGTGGAGCTGCTCCACAGCCAGGGACTCGAAACCTCCGCGTTCATGGACCTCCATCTCAAGCCCCTCACCCGCATGAACAGCGACAGCCGCTACCCGCAGGGCGATGAGGCTCCTGTGGATCTGTTCGACGCCCGCGACAGCCAGCAGGCCCTGGATACGGCTGAGGCCGTGGTGCGCCTTGCGGCAGCGGAACTGACGGTCTGA
- a CDS encoding nucleotidyltransferase domain-containing protein: MPSLAAIRELRRSERLVALAQGAAAVVSRHPGAEVWLFGSLARGDWDAFSDVDLLAVAPTRAVADALADALLDARLGDDVLALTCERWDALRRGDDPYWRAIGRDALRLFPS; the protein is encoded by the coding sequence ATGCCCAGCCTGGCCGCCATCCGTGAGCTGCGCCGAAGCGAGCGGCTGGTGGCGTTGGCTCAGGGTGCTGCCGCCGTGGTCTCTCGTCATCCAGGGGCCGAGGTCTGGCTGTTCGGCTCTCTGGCCCGCGGCGACTGGGATGCCTTTTCGGATGTCGACCTGCTGGCCGTCGCTCCCACCCGGGCCGTTGCCGATGCCCTGGCCGATGCCCTGCTGGACGCACGCCTCGGGGATGACGTACTGGCCCTGACCTGCGAGCGATGGGACGCGCTCCGCAGGGGAGATGATCCCTACTGGCGGGCCATCGGTCGCGATGCCCTGCGTCTTTTCCCCTCATGA
- a CDS encoding DUF1643 domain-containing protein: MARPACPDSRAAAFSRCGRYRWWLSRRWRDDAPTLLFLGLNPSRADGQQDDPTLRRLIGLADGWGYGALEVLNLFAWISTDPGALRQAAEPVGHRTDAWIRGRVRQLAREALARQVPTVTAPPLGGPDKSLQDQSIQPAEGEESAAPAAVWGGADATLPLWLGWGNGGRWQGRDQQMLQLLGRLPVRLFCLGLTAAGQPRHPLYARAGSPLLPFGASWEHATAPTAAPCPAPRAATRST; the protein is encoded by the coding sequence ATGGCACGGCCTGCCTGCCCCGACAGCCGCGCAGCGGCCTTCAGCCGCTGCGGCCGCTACCGCTGGTGGCTGAGCCGCCGCTGGCGGGACGACGCACCGACGCTGCTGTTCCTCGGGCTCAACCCCTCACGCGCCGATGGCCAGCAGGACGATCCCACCCTGCGCCGGCTGATCGGCCTCGCCGACGGCTGGGGCTACGGGGCCCTGGAGGTGCTCAATCTGTTCGCCTGGATCAGCACCGATCCGGGCGCCCTGCGGCAGGCAGCCGAGCCGGTGGGCCATCGCACGGATGCCTGGATCCGCGGCCGCGTGCGCCAGCTGGCCCGGGAGGCACTGGCGCGGCAGGTGCCAACCGTGACAGCGCCACCCCTTGGTGGTCCCGACAAGTCCCTTCAGGATCAGAGCATCCAGCCAGCCGAAGGCGAAGAATCGGCCGCGCCCGCCGCAGTCTGGGGAGGGGCCGATGCCACGCTGCCGCTCTGGCTGGGCTGGGGCAATGGCGGCCGCTGGCAGGGGCGCGATCAACAGATGCTGCAACTGCTGGGCCGCCTGCCGGTGCGGTTGTTCTGCCTGGGCCTCACCGCTGCCGGCCAGCCCCGCCACCCCCTGTACGCCCGGGCCGGCAGTCCGCTGCTGCCGTTTGGGGCATCCTGGGAGCACGCCACTGCACCGACGGCCGCCCCATGCCCCGCACCCCGCGCCGCTACGCGATCCACCTGA
- the gltX gene encoding glutamate--tRNA ligase, whose amino-acid sequence MPVAATGAAVRVRLAPSPTGTLHIGTARTAVFNWLFARRHGGQFLLRIEDTDRERSKPEYTTNILDGLQWLGLTWDGDPVIQSERIAAHRATIQALLDSGHAYRCYASEAELTAMRERQAAENRAPRYDNRHRDLSPEQEQAFIAEGREATIRFRIDDDALITWTDLVRGEMRWAGSDLGGDMVIARRAPSDQIGDPLYNLVVVVDDAAMAITHVIRGEDHIANTAKQLLLYQALGLPAPMFAHTPLILNQEGRKLSKRDGVTSVSDFRAMGYTAEALANYMTLLGWSPPEGMGERFTLAEAAAVFDFERVNRAGARFDWDKLNWLNGQVLHGLDPETLRQQLLPLWQERGWATSGPAAELDWQRDLCALLGPSLTLLADGVAQAEPFFSVPSADEAALQQLASPGAREGLAALSERLPASDQPFSAEQAQALLSEAVAAAGIKKGVLMKSLRAALLGSLQGPDLLTTWLLLHRCGGDRPRLERALAAAA is encoded by the coding sequence ATGCCGGTGGCAGCAACGGGAGCGGCAGTGCGTGTGCGCCTGGCCCCCAGCCCCACCGGCACCCTTCACATCGGCACCGCGCGCACGGCGGTGTTCAACTGGCTCTTCGCCCGCCGTCACGGCGGTCAGTTCCTGCTGCGCATCGAGGACACCGACCGCGAACGCAGCAAACCGGAATACACCACCAACATCCTGGACGGGCTCCAGTGGCTGGGGCTCACCTGGGACGGCGACCCCGTCATCCAGAGCGAGCGCATCGCGGCCCATCGCGCCACCATCCAGGCCCTGCTCGATTCGGGTCACGCCTACCGCTGCTACGCCAGCGAGGCGGAGCTCACCGCGATGCGCGAGCGGCAGGCCGCCGAGAACAGGGCCCCCCGCTACGACAACCGCCATCGCGACCTCAGCCCCGAGCAGGAGCAGGCCTTCATCGCCGAGGGCCGCGAGGCCACGATCCGCTTCCGCATCGACGACGACGCGCTGATCACCTGGACCGACCTGGTGCGCGGTGAGATGCGCTGGGCCGGCTCCGACCTGGGTGGCGACATGGTGATCGCCCGCCGTGCCCCGTCCGATCAGATCGGAGATCCCCTCTACAACCTGGTGGTGGTGGTCGACGACGCCGCCATGGCGATCACCCATGTGATCCGCGGCGAGGACCACATCGCCAACACCGCCAAGCAGCTGCTGCTCTATCAGGCTCTCGGCTTACCGGCCCCGATGTTCGCCCACACACCCCTGATCCTCAACCAGGAGGGCAGGAAGCTCTCCAAGCGCGATGGCGTCACCTCGGTGAGCGACTTCCGCGCCATGGGCTACACGGCCGAGGCCCTCGCCAACTACATGACTCTGCTCGGCTGGTCGCCACCGGAGGGGATGGGCGAGCGCTTCACCCTGGCCGAGGCCGCCGCGGTGTTCGACTTCGAGCGCGTCAACCGGGCCGGGGCCCGCTTCGACTGGGACAAGCTCAACTGGCTCAACGGCCAGGTGCTGCATGGCCTGGATCCCGAGACGCTCCGCCAGCAGCTGCTGCCGCTGTGGCAGGAGCGGGGGTGGGCCACCAGTGGCCCCGCGGCCGAGCTCGACTGGCAGCGCGATCTCTGCGCCCTTCTGGGGCCCTCGCTTACCCTGCTCGCCGATGGTGTCGCCCAGGCCGAGCCCTTCTTCAGCGTTCCCAGCGCCGATGAGGCGGCGCTGCAGCAGCTCGCCTCTCCCGGTGCCCGTGAGGGCCTGGCGGCGCTGTCGGAGCGCCTGCCGGCCTCCGATCAGCCCTTCAGCGCTGAGCAGGCCCAGGCCCTGCTGTCGGAGGCGGTGGCCGCCGCCGGCATCAAGAAGGGTGTGCTGATGAAGAGCCTGCGGGCCGCTCTGCTGGGCAGCCTGCAGGGCCCCGATCTGCTCACCACCTGGCTGCTGCTGCACCGCTGTGGCGGGGATCGACCGAGGCTGGAACGTGCCCTGGCTGCCGCGGCCTGA
- a CDS encoding LysR substrate-binding domain-containing protein, with translation MVTPEELSALDHLQWLRTGAAAAEAVRSSQPTVSRRVNHVLKRFGCSLRRQGGEGRVRGYTELLTAEREVHQIWRLRGGEPLRLEATYWSGPSLALPAPPGWSTGLFDLPGKEIPLRLLRERVIDAWIAGYLPDLPAADDPEFTVIELCHMPCQLQADRNHPLARETGLTPEDLARFPSLALPEGWFPQLETRLKAQQLWSTPSVQFRRYDESSWEGRTADAVTLCYGNALNLVLHPELVQLDWSIGHVGGEALVVRRDLAERGPILCLLEELRRRVRRLSEHHAELIALH, from the coding sequence TTGGTCACGCCGGAGGAGCTCTCGGCCCTGGATCACCTGCAGTGGCTGCGCACCGGAGCGGCCGCCGCCGAGGCCGTCCGGAGCAGCCAGCCCACGGTGTCCAGGCGGGTCAATCACGTGCTGAAGCGCTTCGGCTGCAGCCTGCGCCGCCAGGGCGGCGAGGGGCGGGTCCGGGGATACACGGAGCTGCTCACAGCGGAGCGGGAGGTGCATCAGATCTGGCGCCTCAGGGGCGGAGAACCCCTGCGGCTGGAGGCCACCTACTGGAGCGGCCCGAGCCTGGCCCTGCCGGCGCCACCAGGGTGGAGCACCGGCCTGTTCGACCTGCCCGGCAAGGAGATTCCGCTGCGGCTGCTGAGGGAACGGGTGATCGATGCCTGGATCGCCGGCTACCTGCCCGATCTGCCGGCGGCGGATGATCCCGAGTTCACGGTGATCGAGCTGTGCCACATGCCCTGCCAGCTGCAGGCGGACCGGAACCACCCACTGGCCCGCGAAACAGGCCTCACCCCTGAGGATCTGGCGCGATTCCCGAGCCTGGCGCTGCCCGAGGGCTGGTTTCCGCAGCTGGAAACGCGACTGAAGGCTCAGCAGCTGTGGAGCACGCCGTCGGTGCAGTTCCGTCGCTACGACGAAAGCAGCTGGGAGGGGCGCACGGCCGATGCGGTCACCCTCTGCTACGGCAACGCGCTCAACCTGGTGCTGCATCCGGAGCTGGTGCAGCTGGACTGGAGCATCGGCCACGTCGGTGGAGAGGCTCTGGTGGTGCGCCGTGACCTGGCGGAGCGTGGCCCGATCCTGTGTCTTCTGGAGGAGCTGCGCCGGCGAGTGCGGCGGCTCTCAGAGCACCACGCCGAGCTGATCGCCCTGCATTGA
- a CDS encoding hyperconserved protein Hcp produces MELDLQPGDVVKVLESAALGWVRARVIRVKSGGRVVVQSDQGREFTARGNQVRLIEPAGFRP; encoded by the coding sequence ATGGAGTTGGATCTGCAACCCGGTGATGTTGTCAAGGTGCTGGAGTCAGCTGCCCTTGGCTGGGTGCGTGCCCGGGTGATCCGCGTCAAATCCGGAGGTCGCGTCGTCGTTCAGAGCGATCAGGGTCGCGAATTCACTGCCCGTGGCAATCAGGTGCGGCTGATCGAACCTGCCGGCTTCCGTCCCTGA
- the rplS gene encoding 50S ribosomal protein L19, producing MAAETPADVQDVQTDDTQTVDTAAAATATETAPAAKVREGRLSAQDLIRAFESEQLKSDLPEIYVGDTVKVGVRISEGNKKRIQPYEGVVIAKRHGGLNETITVRRIFQGIGVERVFMLHSPQVASVKVERRGKVRRAKLFYLRDRVGKATRVKQRFDR from the coding sequence ATGGCAGCGGAAACACCAGCGGACGTTCAAGACGTGCAGACAGACGACACCCAGACCGTGGACACCGCTGCAGCGGCCACCGCGACCGAGACGGCTCCCGCCGCCAAGGTCAGGGAGGGCAGGCTCAGCGCCCAGGACCTGATCCGCGCCTTCGAGTCGGAGCAGCTCAAGAGCGACCTGCCTGAGATCTACGTGGGCGACACCGTCAAGGTGGGTGTTCGCATCAGTGAAGGCAACAAAAAGCGCATCCAGCCCTATGAGGGTGTGGTCATCGCCAAGCGCCACGGCGGTCTGAACGAGACCATCACCGTGCGTCGCATCTTCCAGGGCATCGGTGTGGAGCGGGTGTTCATGCTGCACAGCCCCCAGGTGGCTTCCGTGAAGGTGGAGCGACGCGGTAAGGTGCGTCGGGCGAAGCTCTTCTACCTGCGTGACCGCGTCGGCAAGGCCACGCGCGTCAAGCAGCGCTTCGATCGCTGA
- a CDS encoding peptidase translates to MSSPAPASRPAPVSLALRLRRLHAALAPLVLLPLLLTVSTGVAYRLLRDWAGLGRDQAHILMVLHEGEWLRPLVGASGETLYVLLNGLGLLWMLITGASMLWQRLRRPQGSR, encoded by the coding sequence ATGAGCTCTCCCGCTCCCGCCTCGAGGCCTGCGCCGGTGTCGCTGGCCCTGCGTCTGCGGCGCCTCCATGCCGCCCTGGCGCCTTTGGTGCTGCTGCCGCTGCTGCTCACGGTCAGCACCGGAGTGGCCTACCGGCTGCTGCGCGACTGGGCCGGCCTCGGACGCGATCAGGCCCACATTCTGATGGTGCTGCACGAGGGCGAATGGCTCCGGCCGCTGGTGGGGGCCAGCGGGGAGACGCTGTATGTGCTGCTCAACGGTCTGGGGCTGCTGTGGATGCTGATCACCGGTGCCTCGATGCTGTGGCAGCGCCTGAGGCGACCACAGGGCAGCCGCTGA
- the map gene encoding type I methionyl aminopeptidase: MNLFADLLTSSQPSRKRTAGGGVGEAPDSGGPRIQAGRRGVEIKSAREIAIMRQASRIVATVLREIMEMAAPGLSTADLDSHAERRIREMGAVPSFKGYHGFPASICASINDQVVHGIPSARQIIRDGDLVKIDTGAYFEGFHGDSCVTIPVGDAVSDEARRLSRVAQESLMKGLATVKTGSTLLELAGAVQDHVEAHGYAVVEDYTGHGVGRNLHEEPSVFNFRTRDLPNVTLRAGMTLAVEPILNAGSKACRTLKDRWTVVTVDGSLSAQWEHTIVVTGDGCEILTDRDF; encoded by the coding sequence ATGAATCTCTTCGCCGACCTGCTCACCAGCAGCCAGCCCTCACGCAAGCGCACGGCTGGCGGTGGCGTTGGCGAGGCCCCCGACAGCGGCGGGCCGCGCATCCAGGCCGGCCGGCGTGGGGTCGAGATCAAGTCGGCCCGCGAAATCGCGATCATGCGCCAGGCCAGTCGCATCGTCGCCACGGTGCTGCGCGAAATCATGGAGATGGCGGCTCCGGGCCTGAGCACCGCCGATCTCGACAGTCACGCCGAGCGCCGCATCCGCGAGATGGGCGCCGTGCCGAGCTTCAAGGGCTACCACGGCTTCCCGGCCAGCATCTGCGCCAGCATCAACGATCAGGTGGTGCACGGCATCCCCAGCGCACGCCAGATCATCCGCGACGGCGACCTGGTGAAGATCGACACCGGCGCCTATTTCGAGGGCTTTCACGGCGACAGCTGCGTCACGATTCCCGTGGGTGACGCGGTGAGCGACGAGGCTCGCCGGCTCAGCCGCGTCGCCCAGGAGTCGCTGATGAAGGGCCTGGCCACCGTCAAGACCGGCAGCACCCTTCTGGAGCTGGCCGGAGCCGTGCAGGACCACGTCGAGGCCCATGGCTATGCAGTGGTGGAGGACTACACCGGCCATGGCGTCGGGCGCAACCTGCACGAGGAGCCCTCGGTGTTCAACTTCCGCACCCGCGATCTCCCGAACGTGACCCTGCGGGCCGGCATGACCCTGGCGGTCGAGCCGATCCTCAATGCCGGCAGCAAGGCCTGCCGCACCCTCAAGGACCGCTGGACCGTCGTCACCGTCGACGGCAGCCTGTCGGCCCAGTGGGAGCACACGATCGTCGTCACCGGTGACGGCTGCGAGATCCTCACCGACCGGGACTTCTGA